A stretch of Coccidioides posadasii str. Silveira chromosome 2, complete sequence DNA encodes these proteins:
- a CDS encoding uncharacterized protein (EggNog:ENOG410PM0G~COG:U~BUSCO:13789at33183), translating to MSSPRPSITSARTPTPTGSRRPSVDSLAVSIASTPTHRVPSPSIAHRRNRAALRDYYNLRSNRTEPSVSIQPSARSAPRAQDSLAPQQATPITNTELDNPSFDPSAYVSHLLSTSSLSTILRAENSLVSDIRTLDGERKALVYDNYSKLIKAVETIGKMRTTLEEEGAPMIMTKTLGPAIGFVAEIAGTLIKEQEEMNNRGNDEVRQLKDRKSPDKQTVRWVLDTPRRLRVLLEEDKTDDAERDWEEIKQLLAKWERVKGVEELKRECEAILKQER from the coding sequence ATGTCGTCTCCCAGGCCCTCTATTACTTCCGCCCGCACGCCCACACCTACAGGCTCCCGAAGACCCTCTGTCGACAGCTTAGCCGTGAGCATCGCATCTACTCCCACCCACCGAGTCCCATCTCCATCCATCGCACATCGCCGTAATAGAGCCGCACTGCGAGATTACTATAACCTGAGATCAAATCGCACCGAGCCATCGGTTTCAATTCAGCCAAGTGCGCGCAGCGCCCCTCGTGCTCAAGATAGCCTTGCGCCGCAACAGGCTACCCCAATTACCAACACTGAGCTTGACAACCCAAGTTTTGACCCGTCAGCCTATGTTTCACACCTTTTATCCACATCCTCTCTTTCAACAATTTTACGCGCTGAAAATTCACTTGTCAGCGATATTAGAACTCTTGACGGTGAACGCAAAGCTTTGGTATATGACAACTACTCGAAGTTAATAAAAGCAGTGGAAACCATTGGCAAGATGAGAACCACTTTAGAAGAAGAAGGTGCCCCAATGATTATGACGAAGACCCTTGGGCCAGCGATAGGATTTGTTGCTGAGATAGCTGGCACCCTGATCAAGGAGCAGGAAGAGATGAACAACAGAGGCAATGACGAGGTTAGGCAATTAAAAGACAGGAAAAGCCCAGATAAACAAACTGTGAGATGGGTATTGGATACACCAAGGCGTCTCCGAGTCTTATTAGAAGAGGATAAAACCGACGATGCAGAGAGAGACTGGGAGGAGATAAAGCAGCTGCTAGCCAAGTGGGAACGTGTGAAAGGCGTTGAAGAGTTGAAGCGAGAATGCGAAGCCATTTTAAAACAGGAGAGGTAG
- a CDS encoding uncharacterized protein (EggNog:ENOG410PTGH~COG:S~BUSCO:15184at33183) has protein sequence MMASNPDAHISHYLLTVKSLPVSQVWLSRFLSSQRSIPVSLPALTQTALFRLLASDFTTSLAPAPSNLLPTSVSDPNTRETKIPGPIPLQVLDIEDIGSSLWTQIEAIERVERGETTRGREIIRTVMRDEGGDSTVGNNPNSGNMSSNSAVLQGNNNTSPKSGQHRLVLEDPRGTKVVAIELSPVESVGIGKMPIGAKLLIKNATVARGMLLLEPSCVTVLGGKIEDADTAWNAGRKDRLLAKVQQLQPEQT, from the coding sequence ATGATGGCCTCTAATCCTGATGCTCACATTTCGCACTATCTTCTAACCGTGAAATCTCTCCCGGTTTCACAAGTCTGGCTTTCTAGATTTCTTTCTTCCCAAAGATCAATCCCGGTTTCTCTACCTGCCCTTACTCAGACTGCGTTATTCCGCCTTCTTGCATCCGATTTTACCACCTCACTAGCCCCGGCACCTTCGAACCTCCTTCCAACCAGCGTCTCCGATCCAAACACAAGAGAAACGAAGATACCCGGGCCAATTCCCTTACAGGTCCTTGATATTGAGGATATCGGGAGCAGTTTATGGACCCAGATTGAGGCAATTGAGCGAGTGGAGAGGGGCGAGACTACACGAGGACGAGAAATTATCCGCACTGTGATGAGAGATGAGGGAGGAGATTCCACTGTAGGGAATAATCctaattctggaaatatgagctccaattctgcCGTACTACAGGGGAACAACAATACGTCTCCAAAGTCAGGCCAACATCGACTTGTCCTTGAAGATCCACGAGGAACGAAAGTAGTCGCTATTGAACTAAGCCCGGTCGAGAGCGTAGGAATTGGTAAAATGCCAATTGGCGCAAAACTACTTATCAAAAACGCTACTGTTGCGAGAGGCATGCTGCTCCTTGAACCAAGCTGTGTCACTGTGCTGGGTGGCAAGATCGAAGATGCAGACACAGCATGGAATGCTGGCAGGAAAGATAGATTGCTAGCTAAGGTGCAACAATTGCAACCCGAACAAACTTAG
- a CDS encoding uncharacterized protein (EggNog:ENOG410PRAC), whose translation MLSKEDEARLDRHEGVPTAYEKHLLDIDLYFPRNRPRSQRGSSVRPVRSDGERVTVKALVYLSPQYTTDSAPREEYVNRMIRGLQDSLDFGMSEDYVSNVVMPALRRRPNQNRTAASAFSRRRANVDIERNRSQRFQFTGPWTQLPRALAESHDGTHKTLGPPLDARDLPSSWRRLLQPLLVIPQHSLCMHEMLHLFSSYFSCFASRILLDGLPELE comes from the coding sequence ATGCTGAGCAAGGAGGATGAAGCCCGTCTCGACAGGCATGAAGGCGTGCCAACAGCATACGAGAAGCATCTGCTTGACATTGATTTGTACTTTCCGAGGAACAGGCCGAGAAGTCAACGTGGGAGCTCCGTCCGACCCGTTCGCAGCGATGGAGAAAGGGTAACGGTTAAGGCGTTGGTGTATCTCAGTCCACAGTACACCACTGACTCAGCTCCTCGAGAGGAGTATGTCAATCGGATGATTCGAGGCCTGCAGGACTCCTTGGATTTCGGCATGTCCGAGGACTACGTCAGCAACGTAGTCATGCCAGCCTTGAGGAGACGACCTAACCAAAATCGTACGGCAGCATCGGCCTTTTCGAGACGGCGTGCCAATGTCGATATAGAGAGGAATCGATCCCAACGTTTTCAGTTCACAGGCCCTTGGACACAACTTCCTCGTGCCCTCGCCGAGTCTCACGATGGTACCCACAAAACTCTCGGGCCGCCCCTGGATGCCCGTGACCTACCAAGTTCTTGGCGTCGGCTTTTGCAGCCACTTCTCGTGATCCCACAGCATAGCCTTTGCATGCATGAAATGCTGCATTTGTTTTCatcttatttttcttgttttgctAGTCGCATACTATTAGATGGCCTACCCGAGCTAGAATAA
- a CDS encoding uncharacterized protein (EggNog:ENOG410Q5K3), producing the protein MGLPPERIEMMKPRRTAGELPISPHYKCSPGNGSLQGIDDQGDNGLREIAFTNPGCESSVLVGYRNGRLENRSQNRKISQEDTFARMSNPLMRHTTNEGLVNQALTNNAAVVNAGASYQPHPFLPGINPSYPSCASNPYGAASEGNIRSPDQPGRVQCPGPHSSYPHEPDGSPDISSKRVEGFVPSELHNDPQGKNALCDKAFGTLENTLMTDGSDQATFNGKLSDGNGPLPSTTKAIPIALPSFSPQVERNGDHLSSSFPHSSSILSSSFKSGISYTASSRYKSGISKAQSRTLKRPNFSVWDSASGQELEEPPPRRQRTEKEKQKTARIRELGGACADCKKNHRSCKIEHLIPADGRYTKMLEPDISFLQEDMSQNLGTSYGTMGILESGLARTRLCSAPVNAPCLVTEAISGTGEQFMQYSYQSRPDSMPVSNMNGLYGDVQSLDFNARELQDPHTSTEQNFSLSQTHEYSFEDLFHFGDINDIDILHNLSF; encoded by the exons ATGGGCCTCCCGCCTGAACGAATAGAAATGATGAAGCCCCGAAGGACCGCCGGAGAACTACCTATCAGCCCACATTATAAGTGTTCCCCAGGAAACGGTTCTTTGCAAGGGATTGATGACCAGGGAGACAATGGCCTCCGCGAGATCGCTTTCACAAACCCTGGCTGTGAAAGCAGCGTGCTGGTAGGTTATCGAAATGGGCGGTTGGAGAACCGTTCCCAGAATCGCAAGATATCCCAGGAGGACACATTTGCCCGTATGTCAAACCCATTGATGCGACATACAACGAATGAAGGACTTGTCAATCAAGCTTTGACCAATAATGCTGCCGTGGTCAATGCAGGGGCGTCTTACCAGCCCCATCCTTTTTTGCCAGGCATCAACCCTTCTTATCCAAGTTGCGCTTCCAATCCGTATGGAGCAGCTTCCGAGGGCAATATTAGAAGTCCAGATCAACCGGGCCGGGTACAATGTCCCGGGCCACATAGTTCCTACCCACATGAGCCGGATGGAAGTCCAGATATTTCAAGTAAACGTGTGGAAGGCTTTGTGCCATCAGAGCTGCATAATGATCCACAAGGGAAAAATGCCCTCTGCGACAAAGCGTTTGGAACCTTGGAAAACACTCTGATGACAGACGGATCGGACCAGGCGACATTCAATGGCAAACTTAGTGACGGTAACGGTCCGCTACCTTCTACGACAA AGGCAATTCCCATTGCGCTTCCATCATTTTCCCCGCAGGTGGAACGCAATGGGGatcatctttcttcctcGTTTCCGCATTCTAGCTCTATCTTGAGTTCGTCATTTAAGAGTGGTATCAGCTATACAGCGAGTTCCCGATACAAATCTGGAATTTCTAAAGCCCAGTCACGCACCCTTAAACGGCCAAACTTCTCAGTCTGGGATTCGGCTTCTGGACAGGAGCTAGAGGAGCCACCACCACGACGTCAGCGGacggagaaagaaaagcagaaGACGGCAAGGATCCGTGAGCTGGGCGGGGCCTGTGCGGATTGCAAGAAGAATCATCGTTCT TGTAAGATTGAGCATCTCATACCGGCCGACGGTAGGTATA CGAAAATGCTAGAACCAGATATAAGTTTTCTTCAGGAAGACATGTCACAAAACCTCGGCACATCCTATGGGACCATGGGAATTCTCGAGTCAGGCCTAGCCAGAACAAGACTTTGTTCCGCTCCAGTGAATGCTCCATGCCTTGTGACTGAAGCGATTTCTGGAACCGGTGAACAATTTAT GCAATATAGTTATCAATCTAGACCAGATTCTATGCCGGTGTCCAACATGAATGGGCTGTATGGCGATGTCCAAAGCCTTGATTTCAACGCCCGCGAACTTCAGGATCCACACACTAGCACTGAGCAAAACTTTAGCCTGTCCCAGACTCACGAATATTCCTTCGAGGAcctatttcattttggagATATTAATGATATTGATATCCTGCATAATCTCTCTTTTTGA
- a CDS encoding uncharacterized protein (EggNog:ENOG410PFR0~COG:E~BUSCO:8041at33183) — protein sequence MTDSTIESPASLSTLFLDQPPSCLAFCPTAPDHVLISTYLLTENPGAAENSTPESVRTGSLQLFRFDPHLCHLSPVQKLYLDSAVFDFQFSPRDPTLFAVALSTPVVSLYRIEGPSGEPNASVKIVFVRSINVHENASQLALFLAWIPSGGSSRDENDGQEIKDGFAVSFSDGRVSVFCTDAGIESTNEIAISEIRFTGYPIEVWYVAFYLKTVEHKQISVLFAGDDMQHVRGVTLEEIECSGNVSSRAWQVDDRGRCHDAGVTAIVPLFADEVGTILLTGSYDEHIRVYHFKPRSEVLASKNIGGGVWRLRLIKIELLGDADRSTPSQWQLGYKRIRSYLVLASCMHGGARLLRVNHSVQREDDEGHWEIDVTTEFKEHQSMNYASDFYKGRKGGFETDTQDRTVLCVTSSFYDKRVCVWKAST from the exons ATGACGGATTCTACAATAGAGTCCCCAGCATCATTGTCtactttatttcttgatCAGCCACCCAGCTGCTTAGCCTTCTGCCCAACCGCTCCCGATCATGTCTTGATCTCCACCTATCTGCTCACAGAAAATCCCGGAGCAGCAGAAAACTCCACGCCAGAATCAGTTCGAACCGGAAGCCTCCAACTCTTTCGCTTTGATCCACATCTATGTCATCT CTCTCCGGTGCAAAAACTTTACTTGGATTCGGCAGTTTTCGACTTTCAGTTCTCGCCACGAGATCCAACTTTATTTGCTGTGGCCCTAAGCACACCTGTCGTATCATTATATCGCATTGAAGGTCCTAGTGGTGAGCCGAACGCTTCGGTGAAAATAGTGTTTGTGCGCTCCATTAATGTCCATGAAAACGCCAGCCAATTGGCTTTATTTCTTGCCTGGATTCCTTCTGGTGGCTCTAGTCGAGATGAGAATGATGGTCAAGAAATTAAGGATGGCTTTGCGGTGTCATTCTCAGATGGCCGGGTTTCTGTGTTTTGCACAGATGCAGGAATTGAGAGCACCAATGAGATCGCAATCTCTGAAATTCGGTTCACTGGATACCCTATCGAGGTCTGGTACGTTGCTTTTTATTTAAAAACGGTTGAACATAAACAAATTTCAGTTTTGTTCGCCGGCGATGATATGCAGCATGTTCGTGGGGTCACACTCGAGGAAATTGAATGTTCTGGAAATGTATCATCACGCGCATGGCAAGTTGACGACCGTGGACGATGTCATGATGCAGGAGTAACAGCTATTGTGCCTCTCTTCGCCGATGAGGTGGGCACGATTCTTCTCACAGGAAGTTATGACGAGCACATACGAGTTTACCACTTTAAGCCCCGGAGCGAAGTCCTGGCAAGCAAGAATATTGGCGGAGGAGTCTGGCGTCTCAGACTAATAAAAATTGAGCTTTTAGGGGATGCGGATAGAAGCACACCATCACAGTGGCAATTGGGATATAAGCGAATCCGAAGTTATCTGGTTTTAGCTAGCTGTATGCACGGGGGCGCCAGACTACTCCGTGTGAATCATTCTGTCCAACGGGAAGACGATGAAGGACACTGGGAGATCGATGTGACTACCGAGTTTAAAGAGCATCAAAGTATGAACTATGCCTCAGACTTCTATAAAGGCAGGAAGGGGGGATTCGAAACGGACACTCAGGATCGTACTGTTCTTTGTGTGACAAGCAGCTTTTATGATAAAAGGGTCTGTGTATGGAAAGCAAGTACTTGA
- a CDS encoding uncharacterized protein (EggNog:ENOG410PS2H~COG:S~BUSCO:17220at33183), with translation MSSFSSSPRINMTTSPSSSSYMFASQIHHDSSEEDVASLPSSSASDSSLADHLSMYDDEDEDESDAEAEWRESMRQLELLVTMVIVPFAGKFLGRKCAYWGWAKFMEWKYPFEDTIRNKGDSRNVRPLKIAAAL, from the exons ATGTCcagcttctcttcttccccaCGCATAAACATGACCACCTCCCCGTCTTCCTCCAGTTATATGTTCGCCTCTCAAATCCACCACGATTCCTCCGAGGAGGATGTAGCCTCCCTTCCGTCCTCGTCCGCGTCAGATTCATCACTGGCAGACCATTTATCCATGTatgacgatgaagatgaagacgaATCCGACGCAGAAGCGGAATGGCGGGAAAGCATGCGGCAACTAGAGCTCCTGGTGACAATGGTGATAGTACCGTTTGCGGGGAAGTTTTTGGGGCGGAAGTGTGCCTATTGGG GGTGGGCGAAATTTATGGAATGGAAATACCCCTTTGAAGATACCATACGAAATAAAGGGGATTCTCGAAACGTCAGGCCACTCAAAATCGCTGCTGCATTGTGA
- the RPN12 gene encoding regulatory particle non-ATPase (EggNog:ENOG410PI8S~COG:O~BUSCO:13251at33183): MAPDELQALVTGLHGSLQNEQLDQALALLSRSKLALLQLNALIPTSSTPPRLFSLAREILELGAITSIRRGDAPSFTRYYQQLQPFYDIERHIIATQGNTSQINVHTSQRSKITGLYLLLLLSMGNNTDFHTVLEGLVEEASIQGRIVEDDPFIKYPVELERSLMEGSYDKVWRETKLENVPSPDFGLFSDILIGTIRSEIADCSEKAYPSLPISNIKNLLFFNSEGAVIEFAKERGWTLKDGRVYFPTQEEQTDEDASQSEKQILLTGGNVIENAIGYARQLETIV, translated from the exons ATGGCACCCGACGAACTCCAAGCTCTTGTCACCGGGCTCCACGGCAGTCTTCAAAATGAGCAGCTCGACCAAGCTCTTGCGCTTCTTAGCCGTTCGAAACTAGCACTGCTACAGCTAAACGCCCTGATTCCCACATCCTCCACCCCCCCCAGACTTTTCTCTCTTGCCCGCGAAATCCTGGAGCTAGGCGCCATTACTTCAATACGTCGAGGCGATGCCCCATCGTTCACCAGATATTACCAACAACTTCAGCCATTTTACGACATCGAGCGACATATTATTGCGACGCAGGGAAATACATCACAGATCAATGTACACACCAGTCAGAGGAGCAAGATCACCGGGCTTTATTTGCTTTTGTTGTTGAGCATGGGTAATAATACCGATTTCCACACTGTGTTGGAAGGTCTAGTGGAAGAAGCCTCTATTCAGGGTCGCATAGTAGAAGATGATCCATTCATCAAATACCCTGTTGAACTGGAGAGGAGTTTGATGGAAGGAAGTTATGATAAGGTGTGGAGGGAAACCAAGCTGGAGAATGTCCCATCTCCGGATTTTGGTTTGTTTTCTGAT ATCCTTATTGGGACGATTAGAAGTGAGATTGCGGACTGCTCGGAGAAAGCGTATCCGTCTTTGCCTATTTCCAATATAAAGAACCTCCTATTCTTCAACTCTGAAGGCGCCGTTATAGAATTTGCGAAAGAGCGAGGCTGGACTCTTAAAGATGGAAGAGTATATTTCCCGACGCAAGAAGAGCAGACCGACGAGGATGCCTCTCAATCCGAAAAGCAAATTCTCCTGACGGGAGGCAACGTCATTGAGAATGCGATCGGCTACGCAAGACAATTAGAGACAATCGTCTGA
- a CDS encoding uncharacterized protein (EggNog:ENOG410Q5K1) — translation MTNPDQQRLTQTSLKLLEKLPEPKPELQDSYAAATVRREQFRSLHQEQGQVLLDSNGASESKSFRNTSFPSESSNPLCQTPSHGPEQLDNDLKLVQGFAKSAIEDPVERYLTPGHIADPPHVAKQGLEKLKTPYASAESIENRRLIAQLNAEGARKTPAKIKRRKSSMEVEMSCSAPDSNQVFEMTLP, via the exons ATGACAAACCCCGATCAACAAAGATTGACTCAAACGTCCCTTAAGCTCTTGGAGAAGTTGCCGGAGCCA AAGCCCGAGCTACAGGACAGTTACGCTGCCGCTACCGTCAGGCGAGAACAGTTTCGTTCTTTGCACCAAGAACAAGGGCAGGTTCTGCTTGACAGTAATGGCGCTTCAGAGAGTAAATCCTTTCGGAACACAAGTTTTCCATCGGAATCCTCAAATCCACTGTGCCAGACGCCCTCGCACGGCCCCGAACAACTGGATAACGACTTGAAACTAGTCCAAGGATTCGCCAAGTCCGCCATCGAGGATCCAGTAGAACGGTACTTGACACCTGGTCATATCGCTGACCCACCCCATGTCGCCAAGCAAGGGCTCGAAAAGCTCAAAACGCCATACGCAAGTGCAGAATCTATTGAGAATCGGAGATTGATTGCTCAGCTCAACGCTGAGGGGGCCCGCAAAACGCCAGCGAAAATAAAGCGACGAAAGAGCTCTATGGAAGTTGAGATGAGCTGCTCTGCTCCTGATTCTAACCAAGTTTTTGAGATGACCCTTCCCTAA